The window ACGGGATCAAGCGCCGCGAGCCGCGGCCGACCGACGTGCAGATCGAAATTCTGTTTTGCGGGGTGTGCCACTCGGACCTGCACCAGGCCCGCGACGAGTGGCACGACTTCGCTCCCACCGCCTACCCGTGCGTGCCGGGGCACGAAATCGCCGGCCGGGTCACGAAGGTCGGAAAGGACGTCAAGAAGTTTAAGGTCGGCGACCTCGCCGCGGTCGGCTGCATGGTCGACTCGTGCCGCACCTGCCCGAGCTGCACGCGGGGGCTGGAACAGTATTGCCAGAACTTCGCGACGTTCACGTACAACAGCCCCGACAAGCTCTCGGGCGGCGTGACCTTCGGTGGGTATTCGGAGGCGATCGTCGTCGACGAGGCGTTCACCCTCAAAATCTCCGAGAAGGCCAACCTCGCCGCGACCGCCCCGCTGCTCTGCGCCGGCATCACCACGTACTCGCCGCTCCGCCACTGGAAGGTGGGGCCGGGCCAGAAAGTCGGGATCGTCGGCCTCGGCGGGCTCGGGCACATGGGGGTGAAGTTCGCCCGCGCCTTCGGAGCCCACGTAGTTCTCTTCACCACGTCGCCGTCGAAGATCGAGGACGGCAAGCGACTCGGGGCGCACGAGGTCGTGGTGTCGAAGAACGCCAGCGAGATGAAAGCCCAGGCCGGCAGCTTCGACTTCCTCCTCGACTGCGTCTCGGCCGAACACGACATCAACGCCTACCTCCAGCTCCTGAAACTCGACGGGACGCTCTGCCTCGTCGGGGCGCCCGAGAAGCCGCTGCCGGTCGCCGCGTTCAACCTCATCATGCCCCGGAAACAGTTCGCCGGGTCCGGCATCGGCGGGATCGCCGAGACCCAGGAAATGCTCGACTTCTGTGCCGAACGAGGGATCGGGAGCGACGTGGAAGTGATCCCCATCCAGCGGATCAACGAGGCTTACGACCGCTTGTTGAAGGGGGATGTCAAATACCGCTTCGTGATCGACATGGCCTCGCTCAAGTCGTGACGGGAGATAGTGTGAGGCGTACAACCGGCGACCCGACCGCGGTCGCCGAAGACACCGGGGCGCCCGGTGCGGAGTTGCAAGGGCTCAAGTGAAGGAGTTCAGACGATGGACGTCAAGCGAATCGGCTCACAACCATCCGGCAAAGGGCCGGCCGACTACTTCACCGGCACCGTCCGCGTCGACCCCCTGTTCCAGGCACCCACACCCGCTCGGGTGGTCGGTGCCAGCGTCACGTTCGAGCCCGGTGCCCGGACGGCGTGGCATACCCACCCGCTCGGCCAGACCCTGATCGTGACGGCCGGCTGCGGCCTGGCCCAGCGCTGGGGCGGGCCGATCGAACAGATCCGGCCGGGCGACGTGGTCTGGTTCCCGCCGGGCGAAAAGCACTGGCACGGCGCCACATCGACGACCGCCATGACGCACATCGCCATTCAGGAACAGCTCGACGGCAAGGCGGTCGAGTGGCTGGAACACGTTAGCGACGAACAGTACCGGGACTGATGCGGCTGGGAACGGCAACTCGAACGAGGGCGACCATGCAGAAGCGCAAACTGGGAACGAGCAACCTGGAAGTGTCGGCCATCGGGCTGGGCTGCATGGGGATGAGCTTCGGCTACGGCCCGCCCATGGCCAAGCAGGACGGGATCGCCCTGATCCGGGCGGCCGTCGACCGCGGCGTCACGTTCTTCGACACGGCCGAGGTGTACGGCCCGTTCACGAACGAAGAATTGGTCGGCGAGGCCCTGGCCCCGGTCCGTGACCGGGTGGTGATCGCCACCAAATTTGGGTTCAAGCCCGACCCGAACGGCGGGCCCAGGTGGATCGGCCTGGACAGCCGGCCGGAACACATCCGGGAGGTGGCCGAGGCCTCGCTCAAGCGGCTCAAGATCGACGCCATCGACCTGTTCTACCAGCACCGCGTCGACCCGGAGGTGCCGATCGAGGACGTGGCGGGGGCGGTCAAAGACTTGATCCGGCAAGGCAAAGTCAAGCACTTCGGCCTGTCCGAAGCGGGGGTGCAGACGATCCGCCGGGCCCACGCGGTCCAGCCGGTCGCCGCCCTCCAAAGCGAATACTCGCTCTGGACGAGGACGCCCGAGAAAGAAGTCATCCCGACCCTGGAAGAACTCGGAATCGGCTTCGTCCCGTTCAGCCCTTTGGGCAAGGGCTACCTCACGGGCAAGATGAACGAGGCCACCACGTTCGACAGTTCTGACTTCCGCAACATCCTCCCGCGCTTCACGCCGGAGGCCCTCAAGGCGAATCAGGCATTGGTCGATCTGCTGGGCAAGATCGCGGGGCGGAAGAAGGCGACGCCGGCTCAGATCGCGCTGGCGTGGCTGCTGGCCCAGAAGCCGTGGATCGTTCCGATCCCGGGCACCACGAAGTTGCACCGCCTGGATGAGAACAATGGGGCTGCCGCGGTCGAACTAACGCCCGCCGACCTCCGCGAGATCGACACCGCCGCCTCGGAGATCACGGTGCAGGGGGCTCGATACCCCGAACACATCGAGAAAATGACCGGTCGCTGAGCGACAAAACCGCAGATCCTGATCAGGCCTTCGCTTCTATTATAATGTGGTAACAGAATCTGTGCGGGGGCCACGGGGCCCCCGTTAGTCGTTTCCGTTGTGTCGTCGGAGGGTCTCTCCTTGGCTACTGCTGAAACCCTGGAATTTCGGGCCGAACTGAAGCAACTGCTTCACCTGATCACGCACTCCCTCTACTCGGACCCGGAGATCTTCCTCCGGGAACTGATCAGCAACGCGTCCGACGCGATCAACAAGGTCAAGTTCAACTCGCTCGCGAACGAAGACCAGCTGGAAGGCAACAAGGACTGGAAAATCACCATCACGCCGGACAAGGACGCGAAGACGCTCACCATCTCGGACAACGGCATCGGCATGTCCCGGGAGGAAGTCGTCGATTCGCTCGGGACGATCGCCAAGTCCGGGACGAAGGCGTTCCTCGAAGCGGTGAAGGCCAAGCAGTCGTCCGACTTGCCCGGGTTGATCGGGCAGTTCGGCGTCGGCTTCTACTCGTCGTTCATGGTCGCCGACAAGGTCACGGTCCACACCCGGCCGGCCGGCGGAGCGGCGCTCGGCGTGAAGTGGGTCTCGGACGGCCAGGGCACGTACACCATCGAGTCGGCCGAGAAGGAAACGCGCGGGACCGACGTAATCCTGCACATGAAGGAGGAGTCCGCCGACTTCCTCGA is drawn from Fimbriiglobus ruber and contains these coding sequences:
- a CDS encoding NAD(P)-dependent alcohol dehydrogenase, with protein sequence MTTKAYAAQTAKSPLAAHGIKRREPRPTDVQIEILFCGVCHSDLHQARDEWHDFAPTAYPCVPGHEIAGRVTKVGKDVKKFKVGDLAAVGCMVDSCRTCPSCTRGLEQYCQNFATFTYNSPDKLSGGVTFGGYSEAIVVDEAFTLKISEKANLAATAPLLCAGITTYSPLRHWKVGPGQKVGIVGLGGLGHMGVKFARAFGAHVVLFTTSPSKIEDGKRLGAHEVVVSKNASEMKAQAGSFDFLLDCVSAEHDINAYLQLLKLDGTLCLVGAPEKPLPVAAFNLIMPRKQFAGSGIGGIAETQEMLDFCAERGIGSDVEVIPIQRINEAYDRLLKGDVKYRFVIDMASLKS
- a CDS encoding cupin domain-containing protein, with translation MDVKRIGSQPSGKGPADYFTGTVRVDPLFQAPTPARVVGASVTFEPGARTAWHTHPLGQTLIVTAGCGLAQRWGGPIEQIRPGDVVWFPPGEKHWHGATSTTAMTHIAIQEQLDGKAVEWLEHVSDEQYRD
- a CDS encoding aldo/keto reductase, with amino-acid sequence MQKRKLGTSNLEVSAIGLGCMGMSFGYGPPMAKQDGIALIRAAVDRGVTFFDTAEVYGPFTNEELVGEALAPVRDRVVIATKFGFKPDPNGGPRWIGLDSRPEHIREVAEASLKRLKIDAIDLFYQHRVDPEVPIEDVAGAVKDLIRQGKVKHFGLSEAGVQTIRRAHAVQPVAALQSEYSLWTRTPEKEVIPTLEELGIGFVPFSPLGKGYLTGKMNEATTFDSSDFRNILPRFTPEALKANQALVDLLGKIAGRKKATPAQIALAWLLAQKPWIVPIPGTTKLHRLDENNGAAAVELTPADLREIDTAASEITVQGARYPEHIEKMTGR